From Halotia branconii CENA392, the proteins below share one genomic window:
- a CDS encoding DMT family transporter, with the protein MSLHQSSGRWRLGLALSLLTVFLWGILPIALKVTLQALDVYTVVWFRFLASFILLAVYLGVRGQLPKLEQLRFVSGKLLTIATLFLAANYFLFMQGLALTSPANAEVLIQLAALLLGLGGLVIFQERYTLYQWLGVSVLTCGYLVFFHDQLTNLITAHDTYLFGSGLVVLGAAAWAIYALAQKQLLQSLSSANIMLIIYGGCALLFTPLAKVESILTLNSLHLGMLVFCAFNTLIAYGAFAESLEHWEASRVSAVLALAPVFTLISVELVSVFVPSLIPPENITLIGVLGALLVVGGSVAIALGKSN; encoded by the coding sequence ATGTCACTACATCAAAGCTCTGGTCGTTGGCGTTTAGGTCTAGCGTTATCCCTGCTGACCGTCTTTTTATGGGGAATTTTACCTATTGCACTCAAGGTAACGCTGCAAGCACTTGATGTCTATACCGTCGTTTGGTTTCGTTTTTTAGCATCATTTATATTGCTAGCAGTATATTTAGGGGTACGCGGTCAATTACCAAAGTTAGAACAATTACGTTTTGTCTCTGGGAAACTGTTGACAATTGCTACTTTATTTTTAGCAGCTAACTACTTCCTGTTCATGCAAGGTTTAGCTTTAACATCACCGGCTAACGCTGAAGTACTCATTCAATTAGCTGCTCTTTTATTAGGTTTAGGTGGTTTAGTGATTTTTCAAGAACGTTACACACTCTATCAATGGCTGGGTGTCAGTGTTCTTACTTGTGGTTATTTGGTATTTTTTCATGACCAGCTGACTAACTTAATTACAGCACACGATACATATCTTTTTGGTAGTGGTTTGGTTGTGTTAGGAGCAGCTGCATGGGCTATTTATGCTTTGGCACAAAAGCAATTATTACAATCTTTGTCTTCTGCTAATATCATGCTAATTATTTACGGAGGATGTGCTTTATTATTCACTCCATTAGCCAAAGTAGAATCTATTTTAACGCTCAATAGTTTACATCTAGGAATGTTAGTATTTTGTGCTTTTAATACTTTAATTGCCTATGGCGCTTTTGCAGAATCATTAGAACATTGGGAAGCATCGAGAGTCAGTGCAGTGCTAGCTTTAGCTCCTGTTTTTACTTTAATTTCTGTTGAATTAGTATCAGTATTTGTACCTTCTTTAATTCCTCCAGAAAACATAACCTTAATAGGTGTATTAGGAGCATTATTGGTAGTCGGTGGTTCAGTAGCGATCGCCTTAGGAAAGTCGAATTAA
- a CDS encoding alpha/beta hydrolase, translated as MNSLFSKWTSTLRKNSLLLVLSMLLPTFGITNSVMAAERIYASYSALNLSISATTLENYANNGVIDDELAIYQQYLPPKQFQELQQILLTPVKVSPVVASQFLHTPQGESLLSRLSTAIKTKSRQPQPRFYALRSALIAAAAEPEGLTLLNLLRKYPTKIIHVDLARSFAIAGELEKVINQTQQAIATVTQKSNIEADTITKPLTQLPDLRGQGKFKSQKYTLKFFDSTRQRLLLTDVYLPNVQSPAPVIVVSHGLGSDSSNFQYLANHLASYGLAVVVPNHPGSDAKQLRLSLDGHANEVVKPREFEDRPLDIKYVLNQLEKINKSDSRFKGRLNLQQVGIFGQSLGGYTALALAGAKINFAQLKKDCQPKTLNKSWNMSLLFQCSALALNSKSGQQYNLRDERIKAAIAVNPVTSSIFGKAGLSQIKTPVMIVGSSDDTVAPALYEQILPFSWFATSPKYLVMLVGGTHFSTIGNSNPGSQQVSLPADVVGDASQARYYMNVLSLPFFQAYTARKSQYTSYLSAAYTKTISSQSLGLSLVQSLSKTELAQTDLNQVPTLAKKTPNSIVNFSFWMLDVSVALLNVMIFI; from the coding sequence ATGAATAGTTTGTTTAGTAAATGGACTAGCACCCTGAGAAAAAATTCGCTCTTGCTGGTTCTTTCAATGCTGCTGCCAACATTTGGAATTACTAACTCTGTAATGGCAGCAGAACGAATTTATGCATCTTATTCGGCCTTAAATTTGTCAATTTCAGCCACTACTTTAGAAAATTATGCTAACAACGGCGTAATTGATGACGAATTGGCAATTTATCAGCAATATTTGCCACCAAAACAATTTCAAGAATTACAACAAATTTTACTTACTCCTGTCAAAGTGAGTCCGGTGGTAGCTTCTCAATTTCTCCATACACCTCAAGGAGAATCACTGTTAAGTCGTTTATCAACAGCGATTAAAACTAAATCTCGTCAACCACAACCAAGATTTTATGCTTTGCGGTCAGCGCTAATTGCTGCTGCTGCTGAACCAGAAGGTTTAACATTATTAAATCTGTTGCGTAAGTATCCTACTAAGATTATTCATGTTGATTTAGCACGTAGCTTTGCTATCGCTGGGGAATTAGAAAAAGTAATCAACCAAACTCAACAAGCGATCGCTACGGTTACTCAAAAGTCTAATATAGAAGCTGATACCATTACAAAACCTCTTACTCAGTTACCAGATTTACGGGGTCAGGGAAAATTTAAGTCGCAAAAATATACATTAAAATTTTTCGACTCGACACGCCAGCGGCTTTTGTTGACTGATGTTTATCTTCCCAATGTTCAAAGTCCTGCACCCGTAATTGTGGTTTCTCATGGTTTAGGTTCAGATAGCAGTAACTTTCAATATTTAGCCAATCATCTAGCGTCATACGGGTTGGCTGTAGTTGTTCCCAATCACCCTGGTAGCGATGCGAAACAACTGCGATTATCATTAGATGGACACGCCAACGAAGTAGTAAAACCAAGGGAATTTGAAGACCGACCTTTGGATATCAAATATGTATTGAATCAACTAGAAAAGATTAACAAGTCTGATTCACGATTTAAAGGTCGGTTAAATCTCCAACAAGTGGGAATTTTTGGCCAATCATTAGGTGGCTATACTGCTTTAGCTTTAGCTGGTGCAAAGATTAACTTTGCACAACTAAAAAAAGACTGTCAACCAAAGACACTAAATAAAAGTTGGAATATGTCTTTACTATTTCAATGTAGTGCTTTGGCATTAAACAGTAAGTCTGGTCAACAGTATAACTTGCGAGATGAGAGAATAAAAGCCGCGATCGCAGTTAACCCAGTTACTAGTTCAATTTTTGGCAAAGCTGGTTTAAGCCAAATTAAAACTCCTGTGATGATTGTTGGTAGTAGTGATGATACTGTTGCACCAGCTTTATATGAGCAAATTCTACCTTTTTCTTGGTTTGCCACTTCCCCAAAATATCTTGTGATGCTTGTAGGTGGAACTCACTTCTCCACAATTGGCAATAGTAACCCAGGCAGCCAACAAGTCTCATTACCTGCGGATGTAGTTGGTGATGCTTCTCAAGCGCGTTACTACATGAACGTTTTGAGTTTACCTTTCTTCCAAGCTTACACGGCAAGAAAGTCACAATATACTTCCTATCTCAGCGCTGCTTACACCAAAACTATATCTAGTCAATCTCTGGGTTTGAGTCTTGTCCAGTCTTTGAGTAAAACCGAATTGGCACAAACCGACCTCAATCAAGTTCCAACCTTAGCGAAAAAGACTCCAAACTCCATAGTAAATTTTAGCTTTTGGATGTTAGATGTTAGTGTTGCACTACTAAATGTGATGATTTTTATTTGA